A stretch of the Sylvia atricapilla isolate bSylAtr1 chromosome 28, bSylAtr1.pri, whole genome shotgun sequence genome encodes the following:
- the ATP6V1B2 gene encoding V-type proton ATPase subunit B, brain isoform, translating into MAAVRALRGAVNGAGPGGPREQAAALTRDFLSQPRLTYKTVSGVNGPLVILDQVKFPRYAEIVHLTLPDGTRRSGQVLEVSGSKAVVQVFEGTSGIDAKKTSCEFTGDILRTPVSEDMLGRVFNGSGKPIDRGPIVLAEDFLDIMGQPINPQCRIYPEEMIQTGISAIDGMNSIARGQKIPIFSAAGLPHNEIAAQICRQAGLVKKSKDVMDYSEENFAIVFAAMGVNMETARFFKSDFEENGSMDNVCLFLNLANDPTIERIITPRLALTTAEFLAYQCEKHVLVILTDMSSYAEALREVSAAREEVPGRRGFPGYMYTDLATIYERAGRVEGRNGSITQIPILTMPNDDITHPIPDLTGYITEGQIYVDRQLHNRQIYPPINVLPSLSRLMKSAIGEGMTRKDHADVSNQLYACYAIGKDVQAMKAVVGEEALTSDDLLYLEFLQKFEKNFIAQGPYENRTVYETLDIGWQLLRIFPKEMLKRIPQSTLAEFYPRDAKH; encoded by the exons ATGGCGGCGGTGCGGGCGCTGCGCGGGGCCGTGAAcggcgccgggcccggcgggcCCCGCGAGCAGGCGGCGGCTCTCACCCGAGACTTCCTGTCCCAGCCGCGCCTCA CTTACAAAACTGTGTCGGGTGTGAATGGGCCCCTGGTGATCCTGGACCAGGTTAAG TTCCCCAGGTACGCTGAGATCGTGCACCTGACGCTGCCCGACGGCACCAGGAGGAGTGGGCAGGTGCTGGAAGTCAGTGGCTCCAAAGCTGTGGTCCAG GTGTTTGAAGGCACTTCAGGGATTGATGCCAAGAAAACCTCCTGTGAGTTCACTGGGGACATCCTGAGGACCCCAGTCTCAGAGGACATGCTGG GCAGAGTGTTCAATGGATCAGGAAAACCCATAGACAGAGGCCCCATTGTCTTGGCTGAAGATTTCCTGGACATTATGG GGCAGCCAATCAACCCCCAGTGTCGGATCTACCCCGAGGAAATGATCCAGACTGGCATTTCTGCCATCGATGGCATGAACAGCATTGCCAGGGGCCAGAAAATCCCCATTTtctcagctgctgggctgccccACAACGAG ATTGCTGCTCAGATCTGTCGGCAGGCCGGCCTGGTGAAGAAATCCAAAGATGTGATGGATTACAGTGAGGAGAACTTTGCCATCGTCTTTGCTGCCATGGGG GTGAACATGGAAACCGCTCGGTTCTTCAAGTCCGACTTCGAGGAGAACGGCTCCATGGACAACGTGTGCCTGTTCCTGAACCTGGCCAACGACCCCAC CATCGAGAGGATCATCACGCCCCGCCTGGCGCTGACCACGGCCGAGTTCCTGGCCTACCAGTGTGAGAAACACGTGCTGGTCATCCTGACTGACATGAGCTCCTACGCCGAGGCTCTCAGAGAG GTGTCAGCAGCCCGGGAGGAGGTGCCTGGGCGCCGTGGCTTCCCTGGCTACATGTACACAGACCTGGCCACCATCTACGAGCGCGCCGGGCGCGTGGAGGGCAGGAACGGCTCCATCACCCAGATCCCCATCCTCACCATGCCCAACGACG ATATTACTCATCCCATCCCTGACTTGACTGGGTACATCACCGAGGGACAGATCTATGTGGACAGGCAGCTGCACAACAGGCAG ATTTACCCCCCCATCAACGTCCTGCCCTCGCTGTCCAGGCTGATGAAGTCGGCCATTGGGGAGGGGATGACCAGGAAGGACCACGCCGATGTGTCCAACCAGCTG TACGCCTGCTACGCCATCGGCAAGGACGTGCAGGCCATGAAGGCCGTGGTGGGGGAGGAGGCCCTGACCTCGGACGATCTCCTGTACCTGGAGTTCCTGCAGAAGTTTGAGAAGAACTTCATTGCTCAGG GGCCCTACGAGAACCGCACCGTGTACGAGACCCTGGACATCggctggcagctgctcaggaTCTTCCCCAAGGAGATGCTCAAGAGGATCCCCCAGAGCACCCTGGCCGAGTTCTACCCTCGGGATGCCAAGCACTag